DNA from Salvelinus namaycush isolate Seneca chromosome 6, SaNama_1.0, whole genome shotgun sequence:
CAGTTGTGATTCTGATAGGACTTGATTCTAGCAGTGTAATGTCCACCTCTTAGACCTCCCACATGGTCCACAACTGCATAGAGTTCATAGTCACAGTCCTGTTCAGAGacatggagtaaatcaaaaggtCTGAGCTTTTTCAGATCGGTCCAAAAGTAGGGAAAggtacagagaggaggagggctaTAAAGTAACACACTGAAAACACATATTTACAATCCTACTCTATTTTTAAAGGCAATTAACATTACTACCTAAGTTATACAACCTAATAAAAAAGTGTtttataacacaataacctgtTCAAGGAAAAACGTTTTATAGTTACCTTTGTCTGTAACGTGTGAGGCACCTCCACACAGCTCTCAATTTTGACATATGACATTCTGTGGTAGTCAAACTGAAACCTCTTGAGGAGCAGAGTCAGAATCTCTGGGGGATGTTCCATCTCACATGCCTGGAGACACAAAACATACTATTATCACACCTCTAGAAGAAGACCCAGTAACATAGCATTTTTCACAGTGTTACCTTTGATACAAGTATCGATGTAGCATATTGATTGAGTATTGATTGTATACCATTACTCACAAGGATTGCGTCTGTTTTCCCATCGCAGTAGTCACAGTACATCTGATTGTCACCACTGACAGTTGAAGACTTGAAAAAATCCTCAAAACCATCTCtctgaaaaaacaaacaaaattgtATCTTGCACCTCCAACTTCAGCAGCCCAACGGtacagtgttatttgcctcaaccAATTTGTCACAAAATATCAAATGTTGGCATTATTATCATACAATAAGCCTAAATGTAATTCATTTGCTTTTTCCCTCAAATTCCAACATACAGTAAAATACATTCTCACTGAACGAATATGCTGTTAATTAAAAACATTTAACtagatgtatatatttttttacaatacaAAATTTGCACATACCAACTACAATTAAAAATCATTAAGACACATTCCATACCACATGGCATTTGAAGTATCAGGTAGCCCTGTATGTAGAACATGTTAGAGTTGCTATAATAGGTGAATTAGGCGTTTCCCTACCACACTGTAGTAGTTGTTATCTTCCATTGAGAGTGGCACAGTCCAAAATGGACCAACTTCATCACTGTTCACATGACGGTCAGATATAGAACAGGTGGCAGTGTGCTTCAAATGTCCTTGaaatatctaaaaaaaaaaaaaaatgtcagtcTTGTAATTTCATAACTTCTATACATTGAATTGCACCTACATTTGTTGAGCGAAGCAGTACCTTAGACACATCGGGATTGACCTTGTTTAAAATCTTCTCAAAATATTCAGCAGCATCACCTTGCTCGAACACTGCATTGGAAGCAATAGAAACAATTAATGGTACACCCAATGATTTAATGAATGGTAGGCCTACACTCATTCAGGCAATAGGTTATAGAGTCAAATAATACTCTTTTCAATTGTATCATCAAATGCTATTAAAGTGCCTGTACACCTATGCTGATACAAAAAATGCAGATTACTTCTCAGCTCTGATACTTTTGCTTGACTTACCCTTTTCAATGCCCAGTTTTGATGTGACATCTTTAGTGTGAGCTTGTTTTTTCTTTAAAGTCTCAAACAAACATTTCAGCTGAAGATCAAACGTGTTCTGTTCAA
Protein-coding regions in this window:
- the LOC120049712 gene encoding ubiquitin carboxyl-terminal hydrolase 47-like, yielding MEDNNYYSVRDGFEDFFKSSTVSGDNQMYCDYCDGKTDAILACEMEHPPEILTLLLKRFQFDYHRMSYVKIESCVEVPHTLQTKDCDYELYAVVDHVGGLRGGHYTARIKSYQNHNWYVFDDSYVTQLNSKPFEQDESFRSQSAYLLMYRKCKLTNVNCLFYLCGIFYPCHSCDSTSP